In the Daphnia pulicaria isolate SC F1-1A chromosome 2, SC_F0-13Bv2, whole genome shotgun sequence genome, one interval contains:
- the LOC124327882 gene encoding uncharacterized protein LOC124327882 → MPSPGFRSSQEEEEGRKVNQSAGDVELTKRRRISVRSQITSTIRQIRTNIDQCGSRGGITGLVKHLQDLATTSTLLHTFLLTVEDASEKDRQEERHRSYVQQVGEAVAEAEEHLKSRAGEAPSGVNDSIKQDSKRAVRASEEEIRGAQQTRTQAEQSRRKAEVALQKLQTVDSDLDKLSSVSNGGQFQPFSRLAAEPTPPIQKASVCFAARVNQVSSKHSSISHISWKSASHPFCFKCEGEQSLESHGAFKSSSAGERVSFRVKHRLCFGNPKPSQSIRVCHLRKPCSQSGRALFCHALLPDVKRVNSHASIVIYPATLLIDNKGHQRVEMGSNSTLMQQGFPSLLKLCDDHLILSSSSPILNVIRVRNVIDYPLQRSSFSMGGSVHPTTSIVCSTLPTVTTDTSITDWPVPKERWKDHPNLSVSTTCGMVDILIGNGLLPRVTAVRANTIIRSTRLVQPADAMNQSRETDNFDTEYQVTGMSEDHRKTVSILDGGTRKFSAEDCVKRMLSDVNLHLQDWIPNSSEFIQSVVRGPHITCIF, encoded by the coding sequence ATGCCTAGTCCCGGTTTTAGATccagccaagaagaagaagaaggccgaAAGGTTAATCAATCTGCTGGAGATGTCGAGCTCACGAAGAGAAGGAGGATAAGCGTTCGCAGTCAGATCACCTCAACGATTCGTCAGATCCGAACCAACATCGATCAGTGCGGATCACGGGGAGGTATAACCGGTCTAGTAAAACACCTCCAGGATTTAGCAACGACATCTACACTCTTGCATACCTTCTTGCTAACAGTAGAAGATGCAAGTGAGAAAGACAGGCAAGAGGAGAGGCATCGGTCGTATGTTCAACAGGTTGGTGAAGCGGTTGCCGAAGCCGAAGAACACCTGAAGTCCAGAGCTGGGGAAGCCCCTTCTGGAGTCAATGACAGTATCAAGCAAGATTCGAAACGTGCAGTAAGAgcatcggaagaagaaatccgtGGGGCGCAACAGACCCGCACACAAGCAGAACAGTCCAGAAGAAAAGCAGAAGTTGCTTTACAGAAATTGCAGACAGTCGATTCCGATCTCGACAAACTCTCTTCAGTCAGCAACGGAGGTCAATTTCAACCATTTTCAAGATTAGCGGCTGAACCGACACCACCAATTCAGAAAGCCAGCGTATGTTTTGCTGCTCGTGTCAATCAAGTCTCTTCCAAACACTCGTCAATATCGCACATTTCATGGAAATCCGCTTCACACCCGTTCTGTTTCAAGTGTGAAGGGGAGCAAAGCCTGGAGAGCCATGGAGCTTTCAAATCATCTTCTGCAGGAGAACGTGTCAGCTTTCGTGTAAAGCATCGGCTGTGTTTCGGTAATCCGAAACCAAGTCAGTCGATTCGTGTCTGTCATCTACGGAAGCCCTGCAGTCAATCCGGCCGCGCCTTATTCTGCCACGCGCTACTACCTGACGTCAAGCGAGTCAATTCCCACGCCTCCATCGTGATATATCCAGCTACTCTACTCATCGACAACAAAGGTCATCAACGAGTGGAGATGGGAAGCAACTCTACGTTAATGCAGCAAGGATTCCCCAGCCTCTTGAAACTTTGTGATGATCATCTTATTCTTTCCAGTTCGTCTCCTATCCTTAATGTCATCAGAGTTAGAAACGTCATAGACTACCCCTTGCAGCGAAGCAGTTTCAGTATGGGAGGCTCAGTTCATCCTACCACATCCATTGTCTGCTCAACTCTGCCAACGGTGACCACCGATACATCCATCACCGATTGGCCAGTTCCGAAGGAACGTTGGAAGGATCATCCCAATCTATCAGTATCAACGACCTGTGGTATGGTAGACATTTTGATCGGTAATGGTCTTCTCCCCCGAGTCACAGCTGTCAGAGCCAACACAATCATCAGATCAACCCGATTGGTCCAGCCTGCCGACGCGATGAATCAGTCCCGAGAAACAGATAATTTTGACACCGAATACCAAGTCACGGGAATGTCCGAAGATCATCGAAAGACCGTCTCGATTTTAGATGGTGGAACCCGGAAGTTCAGTGCCGAGGATTGCGTCAAGAGAATGCTGTCCGATGTCAACCTGCACCTCCAAGACTGGATTCCAAATTCATCCGAGTTCATCCAGTCAGTCGTAAGAGGGCCACACATCACCTGTATCTTCTAG